The genomic window ATTATGACGTGATAAAATTGCGCGCTCCAATTCTGGAATTACAGTATTTTCAAAACCATGAACGCCTTCAAAAACAGGTTTTCCTGATTTTATTTTTTCACGAAGATTATTTCGCAATTCATCTTTAATGCTTGTACTTTTATATCCAGCGGCTTTTAATTGACCTAAAGTCTTTATATTATTTATTTCCATTTTATTGAAATATAGATTGTTTATATTGATTTGGTGAGCGTTATATTTTTTTGTCAAAGAAACCTTTGAACCTTTGCTTCTATGAACCTTTGAACCTAAATAGACGCACTGCAGTGCGTCTCTACAGAAAAAAACTTTGAACCTTTGTTCCTCTGAACCTTTGCCCCTTTATTTAATCCTTTTCTTCCTATTCGTTTCATAATCTTCAAAAATCATTTCACCCAAACCTTTCAGCCCAGTATAAAATGCTTTTCCTTGATTTGCTTCTGTAAACTGATTTACAAAACGCTGTAAATACGGATCTCTGGCAATCATAAAAGTTGTGATTGGAATATGCAGTTTTCTTGCCTGCTGTGCCTGCGTGTAACATTTATCCACAATATATTCGTCAAGACCATTACTATTCATATAGTACGAACCATCACGTTCGCGAACGCAGCTTGGTTTCCCATCGGTAATCATGAAAATCTGCTTGTTTGTATTTCGTTTTCTGCGAAGGATATCCATTGCCAGCTGTAAACCTGCAACTGTATTGGTATGATAAGGCCCAACTTGTAAATACGGTAAATCTTTAATTGGAATCGTCCAAGCGTCATTTCCAAAAACTAAAATATCAAGTGTATCTTTAGGATATCGTGTTGTAATCAATTCAGCAAGAGCCATTGCCACTTTTTTTGCAGGTGTAATTCGGTCTTCGCCGTATAAAATCATGCTGTGACTGATATCGATCATCAAAACCGTACTCATCTGTGCTTTGTACTGCGTTTCTTCGACAACCAAATCATTTTCGGTGAGCATAAAACTTTCTACACCATTATTGATCTGTGCATTTCGAAGGCTTTCGGTCAAAGAAATTCTTTCTAAACCATCTCCAAAATTAAACTCACGGAATTCCCCCGTGTGTTCATCTCCATTTCCGGCATGTTTCGTTTTATGATTACCGCTTCCTGAACGCTTCAGATTTCCAAAAATCTGATCTAAAGCCTGTTGTCTTATTGCTCTTTCAGTTTTTGCAGTTATTCCTAATCCAGGACTTCCATCGTCTTTAACTTCATCTCTGATGTATCCTTTTTTCTTAAGATCCTCAATAAAATCGTCGATGGTATAATTTTCGTCGGTAAGTTTATATTCGATGTCCAGTTCCCGAAGCCAGCTGATAGCTTCGTCAAAATCGCCCGAAGTATGGGTGATCAACTCTTTAAAAATAGTAAAAAGTTTGTCAAACGGAGACTGAAAAGGAGCTTCGTAAGTCTTAAAGTAAAAGCCTTTTTTAAATTCGTTTTTCATAAATCTAAAATTACGTCTTTTTAGAATTATGAAAAACGAATCGTTTATTAATTTTTAGTTAAAATATTTAAGCAAAACCTATAATTAACAATGTTAGATCTGTTAATTATTCAAATTTTCCGTCCACATAGTACCATGATCCATTTTCAAACTTAAAAGTGGAAAACTCATAATGTACTTGGGGTATATTATTTGAATCTAAAAAGTGTGCTTTAAATTCTACTGTGTTTTCTGTAAAACTCAATATTTCAAGTTTCTGCCATTTATTAGCCACTGCCCATCTCAAAATTTCTGGTTTTGAATAATATTTTCTTTCTGAAATATAAGTTGTTTCTAAAAGATAATCTGCATTATGAGAAGCATAAGCCGAATATCTCGAACGCATTAAAGCTAGTGCAGATGGAACTTTTTGATTATTATTCAAATACAATCCGCAGCAGTTTTCGAACAGTAAACCGGTATCGCAGAAGCATATTTTATTCTCCATCGACTGGTTCTTCTCCATTAATTTTCACATGAAGCTGGTTCAACAAAACCTGATAACGAGTGATTTCTCTCACTTCTTCATCTTCTTCAGCAAAATCAATCATTTCGTCTAATGTTTCGCTTACTTCCAATAATT from Flavobacterium fluviale includes these protein-coding regions:
- a CDS encoding vWA domain-containing protein yields the protein MKNEFKKGFYFKTYEAPFQSPFDKLFTIFKELITHTSGDFDEAISWLRELDIEYKLTDENYTIDDFIEDLKKKGYIRDEVKDDGSPGLGITAKTERAIRQQALDQIFGNLKRSGSGNHKTKHAGNGDEHTGEFREFNFGDGLERISLTESLRNAQINNGVESFMLTENDLVVEETQYKAQMSTVLMIDISHSMILYGEDRITPAKKVAMALAELITTRYPKDTLDILVFGNDAWTIPIKDLPYLQVGPYHTNTVAGLQLAMDILRRKRNTNKQIFMITDGKPSCVRERDGSYYMNSNGLDEYIVDKCYTQAQQARKLHIPITTFMIARDPYLQRFVNQFTEANQGKAFYTGLKGLGEMIFEDYETNRKKRIK
- a CDS encoding YchJ family protein encodes the protein MEKNQSMENKICFCDTGLLFENCCGLYLNNNQKVPSALALMRSRYSAYASHNADYLLETTYISERKYYSKPEILRWAVANKWQKLEILSFTENTVEFKAHFLDSNNIPQVHYEFSTFKFENGSWYYVDGKFE